From the Microbacterium sp. W4I4 genome, one window contains:
- a CDS encoding nucleotide sugar dehydrogenase — protein MRIAVVALGKIGLPLAVQFASSGHDVIGVDVNQKAVDSINAAVEPFPGEAELQQRLEELIPAGRLRATTDYAEAIPDADAVVLVAPVFVNDETWEPDFKYMDAATRSLAEHLTPGTLVSYETTLPVGTTRDRWKPMLEEGSGLTEGVDFHVVYSPERVLTGRVFADLRKYPKLIGALSDEGNRRAREFYEAVLQFDERPDLAQPNGVWDLGSTEASEMAKLAETTYRDVNIGLANQFGLFAASHGIDVYKVIDACNSQPYSHIHRPGIAVGGHCIPVYPRLYLSTDPDADIVRVARQLNASMPERLVAQAEGILGDLTGLTAVVLGAAYRGGVKETAFSGVFPTVTALTQRGAQVVVHDPLYTDDELRGLGFEPYTIGDSADLAVLQTDHADYKTLAPTDVPGVKLLVDGRNATDASLWAGTPRIVVGTAA, from the coding sequence ATGCGTATTGCCGTCGTGGCCCTGGGTAAGATCGGGCTTCCTCTTGCTGTCCAGTTCGCTTCGTCCGGTCACGATGTGATCGGTGTCGACGTCAATCAGAAGGCGGTCGATTCGATCAATGCGGCGGTGGAGCCGTTTCCGGGTGAGGCGGAGCTGCAGCAGCGGCTCGAGGAGCTGATCCCGGCCGGTCGCCTGCGTGCGACGACCGACTACGCCGAGGCGATCCCGGACGCGGATGCCGTGGTGCTGGTCGCTCCCGTCTTCGTGAATGACGAGACCTGGGAGCCGGACTTCAAGTACATGGACGCGGCGACCCGTTCGCTCGCGGAGCATCTGACCCCGGGCACGCTGGTGTCGTACGAGACCACCCTTCCGGTGGGCACGACCCGTGACCGGTGGAAGCCGATGCTGGAGGAGGGCTCCGGCCTGACCGAGGGCGTCGACTTCCACGTCGTCTATTCGCCGGAGCGGGTGCTGACGGGGCGCGTGTTCGCGGACCTGCGGAAGTATCCGAAGCTGATCGGCGCGCTCTCGGATGAGGGCAACCGTCGGGCACGGGAGTTCTACGAGGCGGTGCTGCAGTTCGACGAGCGGCCGGATCTCGCTCAGCCCAACGGTGTGTGGGATCTGGGCTCGACCGAGGCGTCCGAGATGGCCAAGCTCGCCGAGACGACCTACCGGGATGTGAACATCGGCCTCGCGAACCAGTTCGGACTGTTCGCCGCCTCGCACGGCATCGACGTGTACAAGGTGATCGACGCGTGCAACTCGCAGCCGTACAGCCACATCCACCGTCCCGGCATCGCCGTCGGCGGGCACTGCATCCCTGTGTACCCGCGCCTGTATCTGTCGACCGACCCGGATGCGGATATCGTGCGTGTGGCACGGCAGTTGAACGCGTCGATGCCGGAACGGCTCGTCGCGCAGGCCGAGGGGATCCTCGGGGACCTGACCGGTCTGACGGCCGTGGTGTTGGGTGCGGCGTACCGGGGCGGGGTGAAGGAGACCGCGTTCTCCGGTGTGTTCCCGACCGTGACCGCGCTGACGCAGCGCGGTGCGCAGGTCGTGGTGCACGACCCGCTGTACACGGACGACGAGCTGCGCGGTCTCGGTTTCGAGCCATACACGATCGGCGACTCGGCGGACCTCGCCGTGCTGCAGACGGACCACGCCGACTACAAGACCCTCGCCCCGACCGACGTGCCCGGCGTGAAGCTCCTCGTCGACGGCCGCAACGCCACCGACGCGTCCCTGTGGGCAGGAACCCCCCGCATCGTCGTCGGCACCGCAGCCTGA
- a CDS encoding acyltransferase: MSHSERVRIVGSADVSPDASIGDGSSIWHLAQVREGVRMGENCIVGRGAYIGTGVEMGDNCKVQNYALVYEPAKLADGVFIGPAVVLTNDTYPRAINADGTLKSAHDWEPVGVTIETGAAIGARATCVAPVTIGAWATVAAGAVVVKDVPAYALMAGVPAKRIGWVGESGVPLVAGDHADVWVCPLTGSRYFETNGTLTKEAA; this comes from the coding sequence GTGAGTCATTCTGAACGCGTGCGGATCGTCGGCTCCGCTGATGTCTCGCCCGACGCTTCCATCGGAGACGGTTCCTCGATCTGGCACCTGGCTCAGGTGCGCGAAGGCGTCCGCATGGGGGAGAACTGCATCGTCGGCCGTGGTGCGTACATCGGCACCGGCGTCGAGATGGGCGACAACTGCAAGGTGCAGAACTACGCGCTCGTCTACGAGCCTGCGAAGCTCGCCGATGGCGTGTTTATCGGCCCCGCCGTCGTCCTGACCAACGACACGTACCCTCGCGCGATCAATGCTGACGGCACGCTCAAGAGCGCCCATGACTGGGAGCCTGTCGGGGTGACCATCGAGACGGGTGCGGCGATCGGCGCGCGCGCCACGTGTGTCGCTCCCGTGACCATCGGCGCGTGGGCCACCGTCGCCGCGGGCGCGGTCGTCGTGAAGGATGTTCCCGCATATGCACTCATGGCAGGCGTGCCCGCGAAGCGGATCGGCTGGGTGGGCGAGTCAGGTGTGCCCTTGGTCGCCGGCGACCATGCCGACGTCTGGGTCTGCCCTTTAACGGGCAGTCGCTACTTCGAAACCAATGGAACCCTGACCAAGGAGGCCGCGTGA
- the wecB gene encoding non-hydrolyzing UDP-N-acetylglucosamine 2-epimerase, with protein sequence MKIVSVVGARPQFVKLAPIHKAALAAGVDHVIVHTGQHYDPMLSDVFFEDLGIAAPDVHLGVGSGSHGSQTGAMLSALDAVFDEHRPDWVLVYGDTNSTIAAALSAVKMHIPVAHLEAGLRSFNRRMPEEHNRVLTDHASDLLLAPTEVAVGHLATEGLAERTVLVGDVMTDVLFEVRNEVGSSAPALAQELGLEPQGYYLATIHRAENTDDPARLAAVVGSLSRLDKSVVLLAHPRVVAKAAAHGISLTQGSLIAHAPLPYPQLIAAALSSAGVVTDSGGLQKEAFLLRVPCTTVRSETEWVETVTLGWNVLADTAEEILAGVTRPVPLPTEEAPYGDGNAASRVIAELSARMPAVGK encoded by the coding sequence GTGAAGATCGTCAGTGTCGTGGGTGCTCGCCCGCAGTTCGTCAAGCTCGCTCCGATTCATAAGGCCGCACTCGCCGCTGGGGTCGACCACGTCATCGTGCATACCGGTCAGCACTATGACCCGATGCTCTCAGATGTCTTTTTCGAAGATCTCGGTATCGCGGCTCCCGACGTTCATCTCGGCGTGGGCAGTGGCTCCCACGGGTCGCAGACTGGAGCCATGCTCTCGGCTCTGGACGCAGTCTTCGACGAGCATCGACCGGACTGGGTCCTGGTTTACGGTGACACCAATTCGACGATCGCCGCCGCGCTCAGCGCGGTCAAGATGCACATTCCCGTGGCGCACCTCGAGGCCGGTCTGCGCAGCTTCAACAGACGCATGCCGGAAGAACACAATCGAGTTCTGACCGATCATGCGTCCGATCTGCTGCTCGCCCCAACGGAGGTCGCGGTAGGGCACCTGGCCACGGAAGGACTGGCGGAGCGGACGGTCCTCGTCGGTGACGTGATGACGGACGTGCTCTTCGAGGTTCGGAACGAGGTGGGCAGCAGCGCACCCGCGCTGGCTCAGGAACTCGGACTGGAGCCGCAGGGATACTATCTGGCTACCATTCATCGTGCCGAGAATACGGACGACCCCGCCAGGCTTGCGGCCGTCGTAGGCAGCCTGTCTCGTCTGGACAAGTCCGTCGTCCTTCTCGCCCATCCGCGCGTCGTCGCCAAGGCCGCCGCCCATGGCATTTCTCTCACGCAGGGGAGTCTGATCGCCCATGCGCCGCTTCCGTATCCTCAGCTGATCGCGGCTGCGCTCTCTAGCGCTGGCGTCGTGACCGATTCCGGCGGCCTCCAGAAGGAGGCGTTCCTCTTGCGCGTGCCCTGTACGACAGTGCGTTCAGAGACCGAATGGGTTGAGACGGTGACGCTGGGCTGGAACGTCCTGGCCGACACCGCTGAAGAGATCCTTGCGGGAGTGACGCGTCCCGTTCCACTCCCGACAGAAGAAGCACCCTACGGCGACGGCAATGCAGCATCGCGAGTGATCGCCGAGCTCTCGGCGCGAATGCCGGCCGTAGGCAAGTGA
- a CDS encoding acyltransferase family protein encodes MRSTATSEAATPVAKKRGFRTDVQGLRAIAVGLVLLYHAGVPFVGGGYIGVDVFFVISGFLISSHLLEAIERNGRVDFGEFYARRIRRILPASLTVALMTALAAVILYPPLGLERVLKDGLATILYVPNVWFAIQNTDYLADHSPSPFQHYWSLGVEEQFYLFWPLILMGLTLMLRNRRRVVVAIAVLGIISLILGVALTSINQPAAFFLLPTRAWELIIGGLVGALLLRGGQRLPRAVEIAGGWMGLALVLGCAVFYDDSTVFPGTAAILPTVGTAAVIYFGSSAVKGGPSTFLSIRPMQFVGLISYSLYLVHWPLLIVTQAAIGEQNPLRLSVRVLLGIVLAVPLAWLLFRFVESPFRSPRVLTERRPRLTLFGTLTVTLVLALAFVWTTSWAQGRDTVVSGPAIAAPAAPENPPRGTEVVPSNMTPTLGEVANDLPPMYSDGCHHDVLQEEVQSCRYGDLGADAATIALFGDSHSAQWFPALDAYAAQTGGTAIDTYTKSSCPAVDTTVLDKDVPYSSCDRWRAAVLDHLVQQAPDTVVISSYSGYALPSADGDARERAWSEGVSRTVKRLVDAGSQVLVIADTPRFVAPPPTCVSANPSALDRCAGDRSTALDPKLAAAERLAVEAAGGRYADLSDYICDSRSCPVVVGNLLVYRDVNHLTPEFVEYLAPLLAPDLSDLLGVSAIRKVDWCPCVLPSWPWVRSGFLLLSSSLRPVTM; translated from the coding sequence GTGAGGTCGACGGCCACTTCCGAGGCGGCGACACCCGTTGCAAAGAAACGGGGGTTCCGCACCGACGTCCAGGGTCTCCGCGCCATCGCGGTGGGGCTTGTCCTGCTCTACCATGCCGGCGTGCCGTTCGTCGGCGGCGGATACATCGGTGTCGATGTCTTCTTCGTGATCTCGGGCTTCCTGATATCGAGCCACCTGCTTGAGGCGATAGAGCGAAACGGGAGAGTCGATTTCGGCGAGTTCTACGCACGCCGGATCCGGCGCATCTTGCCCGCATCGCTGACTGTGGCTCTGATGACTGCGCTGGCTGCGGTCATCCTGTACCCGCCGCTCGGCCTGGAAAGGGTCCTCAAGGACGGACTCGCCACGATCCTCTACGTGCCGAACGTGTGGTTCGCCATCCAGAACACGGACTACCTGGCCGACCATTCACCATCGCCCTTCCAGCATTACTGGTCGCTGGGAGTCGAGGAGCAGTTTTATCTGTTCTGGCCCCTCATCCTCATGGGGCTGACGCTTATGCTGCGGAACAGGCGACGCGTCGTCGTCGCGATCGCGGTCCTGGGCATCATCAGCCTCATTCTCGGGGTCGCCCTCACGTCTATCAACCAGCCTGCCGCTTTCTTTCTGCTTCCCACACGAGCCTGGGAGCTGATCATCGGCGGCCTTGTCGGTGCGTTGCTTCTGAGGGGCGGACAGCGTCTGCCCCGCGCGGTGGAGATCGCGGGGGGCTGGATGGGGCTGGCGCTCGTCCTCGGGTGTGCGGTCTTCTACGATGACAGCACGGTGTTCCCCGGCACGGCGGCGATACTGCCGACTGTGGGAACGGCCGCCGTCATCTACTTCGGCAGTTCTGCGGTCAAGGGCGGGCCGTCAACATTCCTGTCGATCCGCCCGATGCAGTTCGTCGGACTGATCTCGTATTCGCTCTACCTCGTGCACTGGCCCCTGCTCATAGTGACGCAGGCTGCCATCGGGGAGCAGAACCCCTTACGTCTTTCGGTCAGGGTACTGCTCGGGATCGTGCTCGCCGTGCCTCTCGCCTGGCTCCTGTTCCGGTTCGTCGAGTCGCCGTTCCGATCTCCCCGCGTGTTGACGGAGCGACGTCCGCGCCTGACGCTGTTCGGGACGCTGACGGTGACGCTCGTGCTCGCGCTCGCATTCGTGTGGACCACGTCGTGGGCGCAGGGGCGCGACACAGTGGTCTCCGGGCCCGCGATCGCGGCACCCGCCGCACCGGAGAATCCGCCGCGCGGGACGGAGGTTGTTCCCTCGAACATGACTCCCACGCTCGGCGAAGTGGCGAATGATCTCCCTCCGATGTATTCGGACGGCTGCCATCACGATGTACTGCAGGAAGAGGTGCAGAGTTGCCGGTACGGTGACCTCGGGGCAGACGCGGCAACCATCGCGCTCTTCGGGGATTCCCACTCCGCCCAGTGGTTCCCCGCCCTTGACGCCTACGCTGCGCAAACAGGCGGCACCGCGATCGACACCTACACCAAGTCTTCCTGTCCTGCGGTGGACACTACCGTGCTCGACAAGGACGTCCCGTACTCGTCGTGCGATCGCTGGCGGGCCGCAGTGCTGGATCACCTCGTGCAACAGGCGCCGGATACCGTCGTCATCTCAAGCTACTCAGGCTATGCGCTGCCGAGCGCAGACGGCGACGCCCGTGAACGCGCGTGGTCGGAAGGCGTGAGCCGCACGGTCAAACGACTTGTCGATGCCGGAAGTCAAGTTCTGGTCATCGCCGACACTCCGCGATTCGTCGCGCCGCCGCCGACTTGTGTGTCCGCGAATCCGTCGGCGCTCGACCGGTGTGCGGGAGACCGCTCCACCGCGCTGGATCCGAAGCTCGCGGCAGCGGAGCGGTTGGCCGTCGAAGCAGCGGGGGGCAGATACGCGGACTTGTCTGACTACATCTGCGATTCCCGGTCGTGCCCCGTGGTCGTCGGGAATCTGCTCGTCTACCGTGACGTGAACCACCTCACGCCGGAGTTCGTTGAGTACCTGGCTCCGCTGCTCGCACCCGATCTGAGCGATCTGCTCGGGGTCAGCGCGATCAGGAAAGTAGACTGGTGTCCATGCGTATTGCCGTCGTGGCCCTGGGTAAGATCGGGCTTCCTCTTGCTGTCCAGTTCGCTTCGTCCGGTCACGATGTGA
- the glf gene encoding UDP-galactopyranose mutase — MDLLVVGSGFFGLTIAERAAAAGRKVTVIDRRSHIGGNAYSEAEPETGIEVHRYGAHLFHTSNPTVWEYVNRFTTFTSYVHRVYTHHKDVVYPMPVNLGTINQFFQAAYSPSEARALIKEQAGEFDVKTAQNFEEKGIALVGRPLFEAFFRDYTAKQWQTDPHKLSGDIVSRLPVRYTYDNRYFNDTWEGLPTDGYTAWLERMADHPNIEVKLGVDYFDESQPLNRQATVGQLPIIYTGPVDRYFDYAEGALSWRTLDFEQEVLDTSDFQGTSVMNYPDLDVPFTRIHEFKHFHPERKEIFAQDKTVIMREFSRFANRDDEPYYPVNTSADRDGLLAYRELAKGEQDVHFGGRLGTYQYLDMHMAIGSALSMWRNDLAGQDD; from the coding sequence ATGGATCTTCTCGTAGTCGGGTCGGGCTTCTTCGGCCTCACCATCGCCGAGCGCGCGGCAGCAGCCGGGCGCAAGGTGACAGTCATCGACCGTCGCTCGCACATCGGAGGCAACGCCTACAGCGAAGCGGAGCCCGAGACCGGGATCGAGGTGCACCGCTACGGTGCGCACCTGTTCCACACGTCCAACCCGACGGTGTGGGAGTACGTGAACCGGTTCACGACGTTCACGAGCTACGTGCACCGGGTCTACACGCATCACAAGGATGTCGTGTACCCGATGCCGGTGAACCTCGGCACGATCAACCAGTTCTTCCAGGCTGCGTACTCGCCGAGCGAAGCGCGCGCGCTCATCAAGGAGCAGGCGGGCGAGTTCGACGTCAAGACCGCCCAGAACTTCGAGGAGAAGGGCATCGCCCTGGTCGGACGCCCGCTGTTCGAGGCGTTCTTCCGCGACTACACGGCCAAGCAGTGGCAGACCGACCCGCACAAGCTCTCCGGCGACATCGTCAGCCGCCTTCCCGTGCGGTACACGTACGACAACCGCTACTTCAACGACACCTGGGAGGGCCTGCCCACCGACGGCTACACCGCGTGGCTGGAGCGGATGGCCGACCACCCGAACATCGAGGTGAAGCTCGGCGTCGACTACTTCGACGAGTCGCAGCCGCTGAACAGGCAGGCGACGGTCGGGCAGCTGCCGATCATCTACACGGGTCCCGTCGATCGCTACTTCGACTATGCGGAAGGCGCGCTCAGCTGGCGCACGCTCGACTTCGAGCAGGAGGTGCTCGACACCTCCGACTTCCAGGGCACCAGCGTCATGAACTACCCCGACCTGGACGTGCCGTTCACCCGCATCCACGAGTTCAAGCACTTCCATCCCGAGCGCAAGGAGATCTTCGCTCAGGACAAGACCGTCATCATGCGGGAGTTCTCGCGTTTCGCGAACCGGGACGACGAGCCCTACTACCCGGTGAACACCTCGGCTGACCGCGACGGCCTGCTGGCCTACCGGGAGCTCGCGAAGGGCGAGCAGGACGTGCACTTCGGCGGACGCCTGGGCACGTACCAGTACCTGGACATGCACATGGCCATCGGCTCGGCGCTGTCCATGTGGCGCAACGACCTCGCCGGCCAGGACGACTGA
- a CDS encoding DegT/DnrJ/EryC1/StrS aminotransferase family protein — protein sequence MSEFIPPAKPIIGDEERAAVDRVMRSGMVAQGPEVAAFEEEFAEHFVPGRPAVAVNSGTAGLHLGLLAVGVGAGDEVIVPSFTFAATGNSVALTGATPVFVDIEPETFSLDPAAVAAAITPRTKGILPVHLYGHPARMRELSALAAERGVALYEDAAQAHGASLDGRPVGSFGEFAMFSLYPTKNMTSGEGGMVTTATAEIARRVKLLRNQGMERQYENEVIGFNARMTDIHAAIGRVQLTKVDAWTKTRQANAAFLDANLRGVVVPPVAEGAVHVYHQYTVRITEDRDGFVRALKDEHQVGAGVYYPIPNHRLPSLAPFAPGLELPETERAAGEVVSLPVHPSLSQDDLERIVTAVNAVAGAGA from the coding sequence GTGAGCGAGTTCATTCCCCCGGCGAAGCCGATCATCGGTGATGAGGAGCGTGCGGCGGTTGATCGTGTGATGCGTAGCGGCATGGTGGCGCAGGGGCCGGAGGTGGCGGCGTTCGAGGAGGAGTTCGCCGAGCATTTCGTGCCCGGTCGTCCTGCGGTGGCTGTGAATTCCGGGACTGCGGGTCTGCATCTGGGTCTGCTTGCGGTGGGTGTGGGTGCGGGTGATGAGGTCATCGTGCCGTCGTTCACGTTCGCGGCGACGGGGAATTCGGTGGCGTTGACGGGTGCGACGCCGGTGTTCGTGGATATCGAGCCCGAGACGTTCTCGTTGGATCCTGCGGCGGTCGCTGCGGCGATCACGCCGCGGACGAAGGGCATCCTGCCGGTGCACTTGTATGGGCACCCGGCGCGGATGCGGGAGCTTTCGGCGCTGGCCGCGGAGCGTGGTGTGGCGTTGTATGAGGATGCGGCGCAGGCGCATGGGGCGTCGTTGGATGGGCGTCCGGTGGGTTCGTTCGGTGAGTTCGCGATGTTCAGCCTGTATCCGACGAAGAACATGACCAGTGGTGAGGGTGGCATGGTGACCACGGCGACGGCGGAGATCGCCCGTCGGGTGAAGTTGCTGCGCAATCAGGGTATGGAGCGGCAGTACGAGAACGAGGTGATCGGGTTCAACGCCCGGATGACCGACATTCACGCCGCGATCGGCCGCGTCCAGCTCACGAAGGTCGACGCGTGGACGAAGACACGCCAGGCGAATGCGGCGTTCCTGGATGCGAACCTGCGCGGTGTGGTCGTGCCGCCGGTCGCGGAGGGTGCGGTGCACGTGTATCACCAGTACACGGTGCGTATCACGGAGGACCGGGACGGGTTCGTGCGGGCGCTCAAGGACGAGCATCAGGTCGGCGCGGGCGTGTATTACCCGATCCCGAACCACCGGCTGCCGTCGCTGGCGCCGTTCGCGCCGGGTCTGGAGTTGCCGGAGACGGAGCGTGCGGCCGGTGAGGTGGTGTCCCTGCCGGTGCACCCGTCGCTGTCGCAGGATGATCTGGAGCGGATCGTGACCGCAGTGAACGCGGTGGCCGGGGCGGGCGCCTGA
- a CDS encoding lipopolysaccharide biosynthesis protein, giving the protein MRRIITNLARAEVVRNAVTLISGTAIGQLAMLMAMPILARLFTAEQFGAFTIYSSVAGVLAVVVALRYDVAIVLPEKDSDARLLGLLSCAIALIISVIAALILLVIAPGIAEATGAADLRWLLPFAALGGFLLALVSIFSFWFNRRGRYGRISGGRVTMMIGTAGGQVGLGLTAVGAVGLVGGGLIGQSAAVASLSLPLRRGIRVLARQVRRSPRDHWAQALRLMNLYRRMPLLNGPTALIDALRISAVNFTIGLVSVSALGLFGMAWKLLEIPSFLLGNAMSQLVLQRLAGTDRVARYRFMVSATLGCAAVGIIPFGLIYLLAPWLIPWFLGAQYAESAGYAQALVPWVYLSFLAVAMAPFYLVTERQWIPLVISTLYLGGAVGTFLLLRGDVLHAVTMVSVLTAVLLGFQIVLGVVLAHHDARSG; this is encoded by the coding sequence ATGCGACGGATCATCACGAATCTCGCGCGCGCTGAGGTCGTCCGCAATGCGGTGACGCTGATCAGCGGCACCGCCATCGGGCAGCTCGCGATGCTTATGGCCATGCCCATCCTGGCGCGACTCTTCACGGCCGAGCAGTTCGGGGCGTTCACGATATACTCGTCCGTCGCGGGAGTCCTGGCAGTCGTCGTCGCGCTCCGGTACGACGTTGCCATCGTGCTGCCCGAGAAGGACTCCGACGCCAGGCTGCTGGGACTGCTCTCTTGCGCGATCGCGCTGATCATCAGCGTCATCGCTGCACTGATCCTCCTGGTGATCGCACCAGGAATCGCGGAGGCGACCGGAGCAGCCGACCTCAGATGGCTTCTTCCGTTCGCTGCGCTCGGCGGTTTCCTGCTCGCGCTCGTTTCGATCTTCTCGTTCTGGTTCAACAGGCGAGGGCGATACGGCCGCATCAGCGGGGGACGCGTGACGATGATGATTGGAACCGCCGGGGGACAGGTCGGCCTTGGCCTCACCGCGGTAGGCGCAGTCGGCCTTGTCGGCGGAGGGCTCATCGGGCAGTCGGCGGCGGTCGCTTCGTTGTCGCTGCCGCTTCGCAGGGGTATCCGTGTACTCGCGCGCCAGGTCAGGCGATCCCCGCGCGACCACTGGGCCCAAGCGCTCCGACTCATGAATCTGTACCGTCGAATGCCCCTGTTGAACGGGCCGACGGCACTGATCGATGCATTGAGGATCAGCGCAGTTAATTTCACCATCGGGTTGGTGTCCGTGTCAGCACTGGGTCTCTTCGGCATGGCGTGGAAGCTGCTCGAGATCCCGTCCTTTTTGCTCGGAAATGCGATGTCCCAGCTGGTACTGCAACGGCTGGCTGGCACTGACCGGGTCGCTAGGTACCGCTTCATGGTCAGCGCGACGCTGGGCTGTGCGGCGGTGGGCATCATCCCGTTCGGCCTCATCTACCTGCTCGCTCCGTGGCTCATCCCGTGGTTCCTCGGTGCGCAGTATGCCGAGTCGGCGGGATATGCACAGGCGCTCGTGCCATGGGTTTACCTCTCATTCTTAGCTGTGGCCATGGCGCCCTTCTACCTGGTGACCGAGCGACAGTGGATCCCGCTGGTGATCTCGACGCTGTATCTCGGCGGTGCCGTCGGTACCTTCCTGCTGCTTCGAGGCGATGTCCTCCACGCGGTCACCATGGTCAGTGTCCTCACCGCCGTTCTGCTGGGTTTTCAGATCGTTCTCGGCGTGGTCCTCGCGCATCATGATGCTCGGAGCGGCTAG
- a CDS encoding Gfo/Idh/MocA family protein encodes MADVLRAGLLGVGMMGRHHARVLRELDGVELVAIADPGGDPHGVAGNLQVLPDIEALIAAGIDIAVVAVPTRFHEDAALKLAAAGVHTLVEKPIAHTLEAGERMVDAFRDAGLVGAVGHIERFNPALQELRRRIEAGDLGAVYQVVTRRQGPFPSRIADVGVAKDLASHDVDLTAWVVQSDYDVVFAQTAFKSGREFEDMITITGRTKSGVIVNNIVNWLSPMKERLTVVTGEKGAFVADTSTGDLTFYANGTIPLEWESVSSFRGVSEGDVTRYAFAKREPLRVEHEAFRDAVLGKPTDVVTMEQGQRTLVVVEAALESARTGQTIAW; translated from the coding sequence ATGGCCGACGTGTTGCGGGCGGGTCTGCTGGGTGTGGGCATGATGGGTCGCCATCATGCCAGGGTGCTGCGCGAACTCGACGGGGTGGAACTCGTCGCGATCGCCGACCCCGGTGGGGACCCGCACGGGGTCGCCGGGAACCTGCAGGTCCTGCCGGACATCGAGGCGCTGATCGCCGCCGGCATCGACATCGCTGTCGTCGCGGTCCCGACCCGGTTCCATGAGGACGCGGCGCTCAAGCTCGCAGCCGCCGGGGTGCACACCCTGGTCGAGAAGCCGATCGCGCACACCCTGGAAGCCGGCGAGCGGATGGTCGACGCGTTCCGGGATGCGGGGCTGGTGGGTGCTGTCGGGCACATCGAGCGTTTCAACCCGGCGTTGCAGGAGCTGCGGCGGCGGATCGAGGCGGGAGATCTGGGTGCGGTGTATCAGGTCGTCACCCGCAGGCAGGGCCCGTTCCCGTCGCGGATCGCGGATGTCGGTGTCGCGAAGGATCTCGCCTCGCATGATGTGGATCTGACCGCGTGGGTGGTGCAGTCCGATTACGACGTCGTGTTCGCGCAGACGGCGTTCAAGTCCGGGCGTGAGTTCGAGGACATGATCACCATCACCGGGCGCACCAAGTCCGGGGTGATCGTGAACAACATCGTCAACTGGCTCTCTCCGATGAAGGAGCGTCTCACGGTCGTCACGGGCGAGAAGGGCGCCTTCGTGGCGGACACGTCCACGGGCGATCTCACCTTCTACGCCAACGGCACCATCCCGTTGGAATGGGAATCCGTGTCCTCGTTCCGCGGCGTGTCCGAGGGCGACGTCACCCGGTACGCGTTCGCGAAACGCGAACCCCTCCGTGTCGAACACGAAGCCTTCCGCGACGCCGTCCTCGGCAAGCCGACCGACGTCGTCACCATGGAACAGGGCCAGCGCACGCTGGTGGTCGTCGAGGCGGCGCTCGAGTCGGCGCGTACCGGTCAGACGATCGCGTGGTGA
- a CDS encoding ABC transporter permease, producing the protein MSRTSVGEPGTPQRYAHSLWLLSARDLKVRYSTSMLGYLWSVLDPLVMSAIYWFVFTRVFHRDVGEDPYIVFLISGLLPWVWFNSAVSDFTKAFKRDSRLVRSTAIPRSIWVTRIVLSKGIEFLFSMPVLVIFVVINLLTETDAAQRAQIGWGILWLPVAILLQTILLVGLGLLVAPLCALYADLERTTGLILRALFYATPIIYNVSNLPGVFETLGAFNPLAGIFTLYRMAFFPDQWHTWTVVISAVMSLLILALGVWVFRKLERPVLKEL; encoded by the coding sequence ATGAGCAGGACTTCAGTCGGTGAGCCCGGCACGCCTCAGCGCTACGCGCATTCGCTGTGGCTGCTGTCGGCGCGGGATCTGAAGGTGCGCTACTCCACGAGCATGCTCGGCTATCTGTGGTCGGTGCTCGATCCACTGGTGATGAGTGCGATCTACTGGTTCGTGTTCACCCGGGTGTTCCACCGCGATGTGGGCGAGGATCCCTACATCGTCTTCCTCATCAGTGGTCTGCTGCCCTGGGTGTGGTTCAACTCCGCGGTCTCGGACTTCACGAAGGCCTTCAAACGCGATTCCCGGCTGGTGCGATCCACGGCCATCCCGAGGTCCATCTGGGTGACGCGCATCGTGCTGAGCAAGGGTATCGAGTTCCTGTTCTCGATGCCGGTGCTGGTCATCTTCGTCGTCATCAACCTGTTGACCGAGACGGACGCCGCCCAGCGTGCTCAGATCGGCTGGGGAATCCTCTGGCTCCCGGTGGCGATCCTTCTGCAGACCATCCTGCTGGTCGGCCTGGGTCTGCTGGTCGCGCCACTGTGCGCGCTGTACGCCGACCTCGAGCGCACCACCGGTCTCATCCTGCGCGCGCTGTTCTACGCCACCCCGATCATCTACAACGTCTCGAATCTGCCCGGCGTGTTCGAGACGCTCGGAGCCTTCAACCCGCTGGCGGGAATCTTCACGCTGTATCGGATGGCGTTCTTCCCCGACCAATGGCACACCTGGACGGTCGTCATCAGCGCCGTCATGAGCCTGCTGATCCTGGCTCTCGGCGTCTGGGTCTTCCGGAAACTCGAACGACCCGTCCTGAAGGAGCTGTGA